A section of the Lineus longissimus chromosome 1, tnLinLong1.2, whole genome shotgun sequence genome encodes:
- the LOC135496766 gene encoding uncharacterized protein LOC135496766, with product MNSSILAAFLLLVLAAWTAAEGEKSYCDKTPTGYPELCSCAFRHCKAECAGNTIWTMRNVKLKICILYCGFNRRCKAVQYRKRQCTLKYRVCRACDLKKKGNRSYHLYTKLGRCRSREFKCRSRGGQCKGVNACKRRIPVKGVCPGRLVCCRGTACSRGYVRRYNGSQWQCLLKCGSGYQHVFSSGRWKCVRRFGCRKGFRRVFVLGKWKCVKRCPRGFRRVFFNGVWRCINRCGRGYRLSYVREKWSCIRRCGVGYRRTYFKGGWKCSKKCSRGFNLLFVGGKLRCIKHPILCRRKRCRSTRQICRYGRKKVYRNDRRGCRQCYRVCKSKPVCRRKRCRSTRQICRYGRKKVYRNDRRGCRQCYRVCKSKPAKRYAGTAGRRFTETIARDVDSVTEYAKANLFAEGSVVDRLDRYAGTAGRRFTETIARDVDSATEYAKANLFAEGSVVDRLDRYAGMAGRRFTETIAGDVDSVTECAKANLFAEGSVADRLDRYAGTAGRRFTETIAGDVDSVTEYAKANLCAEGSVVDRLDRYAGTAGRRFTETIAGDVDSVTEYAKANLVAKGSVVS from the exons ATGAATTCGTcgattttggcagcatttttgCTGCTGGTGCTGGCAGCATGGACGG CCGCTGAAGGTGAAAAATCCTACTGCGATAAGACACCGACTGGATACC CCGAACTCTGTTCTTGTGCGTTCCGACATTGCAAGGCAGAATGCGCCGGAAATACCATCTGGACAATGAGGAACGTCAAGTTGAAGATTTGCATCCTCTACTGTGGCTTCAACCGAAGGTGTAAGGCGGTTCAGTACAGGAAAAGGCAGTGTACCTTAAAGTATCGTGTCTGCCGTGCTTGCGATTTGAAAAAGAAGGGAAACCGCTCCTACCATCTGTATACCAAGCTAG GTCGATGCCGATCACGAG AATTTAAGTGCAGAAGCCGAGGCGGCCAGTGTAAGGGCGTCAATGCCTGTAAACGCCGCATACCTGTGAAAGGAGTTTGCCCAGGACGCTTAGTCTGTTGTCGAGGAACTGCATGCTCCCGCGGTTACGTTCGCCGATACAACGGAAGTCAATGGCAATGCCTACTAA AATGCGGCAGTGGTTACCAACATGTCTTTAGTTCAGGAAGATGGAAATGCGTCAGACGCTTCG GATGTCGCAAGGGTTTCAGACGTGTATTCGTTCTAGGAAAATGGAAATGCGTTAAAC GTTGTCCCCGTGGTTTCCGCCGTGTTTTCTTCAACGGGGTATGGAGATGCATTAACC GATGCGGACGTGGTTACCGGCTAAGTTATGTCAGGGAGAAATGGTCATGCATACGAC GATGCGGAGTTGGTTACCGTCGAACATATTTCAAGGGAGGGTGGAAATGCAGTAAAA AATGCAGCAGAGGATTCAATCTTTTATTCGTTGGAGGGAAATTGCGATGCATCAAACATCCAATCC TTTGCAGAAGGAAGCGTTGTAGATCGACTAGACAGATATGCAGGTATGGCAGGAAGAAGGTTTACAGAAACGATCGCCGGGGATGTCGACAGTGTTACcgagtatgcaaaagcaaacctg TTTGCAGAAGGAAGCGTTGCAGATCGACTAGACAGATATGCAGGTATGGCAGGAAGAAGGTTTACAGAAACGATCGCCGGGGATGTCGACAGTGTTACcgagtatgcaaaagcaaacctg CAAAAAGATATGCAGGTACGGCAGGAAGACGGTTTACAGAAACGATCGCCAGGGATGTCGACAGTGTTACcgagtatgcaaaagcaaacctg TTTGCAGAAGGAAGCGTTGTAGATCGACTAGACAGATATGCAG GTACGGCAGGAAGAAGGTTTACAGAAACGATCGCCAGGGATGTCGACAGTGCTACcgagtatgcaaaagcaaacctg TTTGCAGAAGGAAGCGTTGTAGATCGACTAGACAGATATGCAGGTATGGCAGGAAGAAGGTTTACAGAAACGATCGCCGGGGATGTCGACAGTGTTACCGAGTGTGCAaaagcaaacctg TTTGCAGAAGGAAGCGTTGCAGATCGACTAGACAGATATGCAGGTACGGCAGGAAGACGGTTTACAGAAACGATCGCCGGGGATGTCGACAGTGTTACcgagtatgcaaaagcaaacctg TGTGCAGAAGGAAGCGTTGTAGATCGACTAGACAGATATGCAGGTACGGCAGGAAGAAGGTTTACAGAAACGATCGCCGGGGATGTCGACAGTGTTACcgagtatgcaaaagcaaacctg GTTGCAAAAGGAAGCGTTGTGTCTTAA
- the LOC135497711 gene encoding uncharacterized protein LOC135497711, producing MAGRRFTETIAGDVDSVTEYAKANLHVVWATNGRIENAASTNAHLVIKKFGLAYGDGGQSAGKKHVVWATDERKENAASTNAHLVIKKFGLAYGDGGQSAGKKHVVWATDGKKENAAVSCVLTKK from the exons ATGGCAGGAAGAAGGTTTACAGAAACGATCGCCGGGGATGTCGACAGTGTTACcgagtatgcaaaagcaaacctg catgtggtgtgggCTACAAATGGAAGAAtagaaaatgccgct tctacaaatgcccatctggttataaaaaagttcggactggcatatggagacggaggacaatctgcaggaaaaaag catgtggtgtgggCTACAGACGAAAGaaaggaaaatgccgct tctacaaatgcccatctggttataaaaaagttcggactggcatatggagacggaggacaatctgcaggaaaaaag catgtggtgtgggctacagatggaaaaaaggaaaatgccgctgtaagttgtgtactaaccaagaaataa
- the LOC135497681 gene encoding phospholipid phosphatase 1-like isoform X2, translating into MAISNQSRLILRIVIDAICYSLAILPIIILRSRPSPYRRGFFCNDQSIMYPYKETTVSTGMLTGGCFGMVILAVVVIELIVFFKFTRKIASPPSPPLCCCKLNGLFLGIYRYFGIFIFGAAVCMAVTFIFKNVTGRMRPHFFDVCKPNWSVFNCSGFVDDYNCTGKEVDKILEARLSFPSGHASLAVYTATYVMSVVMFLGIYVAVTRVVDNMHHWSDVLAGSLLGFGIASVMVFAISDLYHKPLAKSHEQQLADHWNEATKSNDIV; encoded by the exons ATGGCAATCTCCAATCAATCCAGATTGATCCTACGAATTGTGATCGATGCTATTTGCTACAGTCTAG CCATCTTGCCGATTATAATACTGCGGTCTCGCCCGTCCCCGTACCGACGGGGTTTCTTCTGCAATGATCAGAGTATCATGTATCCTTACAAAGAAACCACTGTCTCAACTGGTATGCTCACTGGTGGTTGCTTTGGAATGGTGATTCTCGCG GTGGTGgttattgaattgattgtcTTCTTCAAGTTTACCAGAAAGATTGCCTCACCGCCAAGCCCTCCTCTTTGCTGCTGCAAGCTTAACGGTCTATTCCTCGGGATATACCGTTATTTTGGTATCTTTATCTTCGGCGCTGCTGTCTGTATGGCAGTTACTTTTATATTTAAAAACGTTACAGGGCGTATGAGGCCGCACTTCTTTGATGTGTGCAAGCCGAATTGGAGTGTTTTCAACTGCAGTGGTTTTGTTGATGATTATAATTGCACTGGAAAGGAGGTTGACAAGATTCTGGAAGCAAG ATTGTCGTTTCCATCTGGTCATGCCTCGCTCGCAGTCTACACCGCTACCTATGTCATG TCCGTTGTCATGTTCCTTGGTATCTACGTGGCGGTGACAAGGGTTGTAGACAACATGCACCATTGGAGTGATGTATTGGCTGGGAGTCTTCTCGGATTCGGCATCGCCAGCGTCATG GTTTTTGCAATCTCTGATCTCTACCACAAGCCCTTGGCAAAGTCGCACGAACAACAACTTGCAGATCATTGGAACGAAGCGACGAAAAGCAATGACATTGTGTAA
- the LOC135497681 gene encoding phospholipid phosphatase 2-like isoform X1: MAISNQSRLILRIVIDAICYSLAILPIIILRSRPSPYRRGFFCNDQSIMYPYKETTVSTGMLTGGCFGMVILAVVVIELIVFFKFTRKIASPPSPPLCCCKLNGLFLGIYRYFGIFIFGAAVCMAVTFIFKNVTGRMRPHFFDVCKPNWSVFNCSGFVDDYNCTGKEVDKILEARLSFPSGHASLAVYTATYVMLYMQARLQWENVVMILKHLIQSVVMFLGIYVAVTRVVDNMHHWSDVLAGSLLGFGIASVMVFAISDLYHKPLAKSHEQQLADHWNEATKSNDIV, from the exons ATGGCAATCTCCAATCAATCCAGATTGATCCTACGAATTGTGATCGATGCTATTTGCTACAGTCTAG CCATCTTGCCGATTATAATACTGCGGTCTCGCCCGTCCCCGTACCGACGGGGTTTCTTCTGCAATGATCAGAGTATCATGTATCCTTACAAAGAAACCACTGTCTCAACTGGTATGCTCACTGGTGGTTGCTTTGGAATGGTGATTCTCGCG GTGGTGgttattgaattgattgtcTTCTTCAAGTTTACCAGAAAGATTGCCTCACCGCCAAGCCCTCCTCTTTGCTGCTGCAAGCTTAACGGTCTATTCCTCGGGATATACCGTTATTTTGGTATCTTTATCTTCGGCGCTGCTGTCTGTATGGCAGTTACTTTTATATTTAAAAACGTTACAGGGCGTATGAGGCCGCACTTCTTTGATGTGTGCAAGCCGAATTGGAGTGTTTTCAACTGCAGTGGTTTTGTTGATGATTATAATTGCACTGGAAAGGAGGTTGACAAGATTCTGGAAGCAAG ATTGTCGTTTCCATCTGGTCATGCCTCGCTCGCAGTCTACACCGCTACCTATGTCATG ctttACATGCAAGCCAGGTTACAATGGGAGAATGTTGTCATGATACTGAAACATCTCATCCAGTCCGTTGTCATGTTCCTTGGTATCTACGTGGCGGTGACAAGGGTTGTAGACAACATGCACCATTGGAGTGATGTATTGGCTGGGAGTCTTCTCGGATTCGGCATCGCCAGCGTCATG GTTTTTGCAATCTCTGATCTCTACCACAAGCCCTTGGCAAAGTCGCACGAACAACAACTTGCAGATCATTGGAACGAAGCGACGAAAAGCAATGACATTGTGTAA